One window of the Amycolatopsis mediterranei genome contains the following:
- a CDS encoding CoA transferase yields the protein MSEEPVTDWADSGVVPLTGPAAGPPLVPPGRAATVAREIAARCSLPVDGALLLSERAAFTGRGRRGAISVGGGCRILPTSDGWAAVSCARPDDPLLLGALVGAELPADPWPAVARWLRAHSGDELVARATLLGVAAGPVRPPATPPRSPRPGRARSVEGLLVVDFSALWAGPLCAHLLGLLGADVVKVETPQRPDGARGGNAEFYRLLHAGHRSVVLDPGTAGGRRAMAGLVEAADIVIEASRPRALAGFGLDAESAARAGTVWVSITAYGRSSDRVGFGDDVAAANGLVALGEDGTPYFCGDAIADPLTGLVATELARSAPADGRGVVFDLAMADVVASTLDDTLPGGPWSGDCARPRRRTAVGTAPAGGAHTGEVLRELGIR from the coding sequence GTGTCGGAGGAACCCGTGACGGACTGGGCGGACAGCGGCGTCGTGCCCCTGACCGGTCCGGCGGCCGGACCACCGCTGGTGCCGCCCGGCCGCGCCGCGACGGTCGCCCGGGAGATCGCCGCCCGGTGCTCGCTGCCGGTCGACGGGGCGTTGCTGCTGTCCGAGCGGGCTGCGTTCACCGGCCGCGGCCGACGCGGTGCGATTTCGGTGGGCGGGGGCTGCCGGATCCTGCCGACGTCCGACGGCTGGGCGGCCGTTTCGTGTGCCCGGCCGGACGACCCGCTGCTGCTGGGTGCCCTGGTCGGAGCCGAGCTCCCCGCCGATCCCTGGCCTGCGGTGGCGCGGTGGCTGCGGGCGCACTCCGGGGACGAACTCGTCGCCCGCGCCACTCTGCTCGGTGTCGCGGCCGGTCCGGTCCGGCCACCGGCGACGCCCCCGCGATCGCCCCGGCCGGGACGAGCCCGCTCGGTCGAGGGGCTGCTGGTGGTGGACTTCAGCGCGCTCTGGGCCGGACCGCTGTGCGCGCACCTGCTCGGGCTCCTCGGGGCGGACGTCGTCAAGGTCGAGACGCCCCAGCGCCCGGACGGGGCGCGGGGCGGCAACGCGGAGTTCTACCGCCTCCTGCACGCGGGACACCGGTCGGTGGTCCTCGACCCCGGCACCGCCGGCGGACGACGGGCGATGGCCGGGCTGGTCGAGGCCGCGGACATCGTCATCGAGGCGTCCCGACCGCGCGCGCTGGCCGGCTTCGGGCTCGACGCGGAGTCCGCCGCGCGCGCGGGAACGGTCTGGGTGTCGATCACGGCGTACGGCCGGAGTTCGGACCGCGTCGGCTTCGGCGACGACGTCGCCGCGGCGAACGGCCTGGTGGCCCTCGGCGAGGACGGCACCCCGTACTTCTGCGGCGACGCCATCGCGGACCCGCTCACCGGGCTGGTCGCGACCGAACTCGCCCGGTCCGCCCCGGCGGACGGCCGCGGCGTCGTGTTCGACCTGGCGATGGCGGACGTCGTGGCGTCCACTTTGGACGACACGCTGCCGGGCGGCCCGTGGTCCGGAGACTGCGCGCGGCCGCGTCGGCGCACGGCCGTGGGAACCGCTCCGGCCGGTGGCGCGCACACCGGGGAAGTGCTGCGGGAGCTGGGCATTCGATGA
- a CDS encoding enoyl-CoA hydratase/isomerase family protein, with the protein MDGPRRAVSCAELAGAARAPLLDDRGRIVDPLLVVDLDTPLPDGPVRSDRVLVGITTADTLDEGHRNLAATLDLTLGPATLAASGRMFAAAGDPETLRAAAEANPQAALVLAQVLRTTGDLPVPAALDAESLAYSTLLGGGEFRRWLARRGPRALPPASADPVLVTRNGDVLRITLNRPERRNAYGRQLRDALVDALGIAELDATVVRIVLDGAGPSFCAGGDLAEFGTTPDLATAHFVRTRAGAGLPLHRLSARVEARVHGSCVGAGIELPAFAGRVIAHPATNFRLPETGMGLIPGAGGTVSIPRRIGRWRTLLLALSGAPLDAATALDWGLVDELSASS; encoded by the coding sequence GTGGACGGTCCTCGTCGCGCGGTGTCCTGCGCCGAACTCGCCGGTGCCGCCCGGGCACCGTTGCTCGACGACCGCGGGCGCATCGTCGATCCCCTCCTCGTGGTCGACCTCGACACGCCCCTCCCGGACGGCCCGGTCCGATCGGATCGGGTGCTCGTCGGGATCACCACCGCGGACACCCTCGACGAGGGGCACCGGAACCTCGCCGCCACGCTGGATCTCACGCTCGGCCCCGCGACGCTCGCCGCGTCCGGCCGGATGTTCGCCGCCGCCGGCGATCCCGAGACCCTGCGGGCGGCGGCCGAGGCGAACCCGCAAGCCGCCCTCGTGCTCGCGCAGGTGCTGCGCACCACCGGGGACCTCCCCGTCCCGGCCGCGCTGGACGCCGAGTCCCTGGCGTACTCGACCTTGCTCGGCGGCGGCGAGTTCCGGCGCTGGCTCGCCCGGCGCGGACCCCGAGCGTTGCCGCCCGCCTCGGCGGACCCGGTCCTCGTCACGAGGAACGGCGACGTCCTGCGCATCACCCTGAACCGTCCCGAACGCCGCAACGCTTACGGCCGCCAACTCCGTGACGCGCTCGTGGACGCGCTGGGCATCGCCGAGCTGGACGCCACCGTGGTGCGGATCGTGCTCGACGGCGCGGGGCCGTCGTTCTGCGCGGGCGGCGACCTCGCCGAGTTCGGCACCACCCCGGACCTCGCGACCGCGCACTTCGTGCGCACCCGGGCCGGGGCCGGCTTGCCGCTGCACCGACTGTCCGCCCGCGTCGAGGCGCGCGTGCACGGAAGCTGTGTCGGCGCGGGGATCGAGCTGCCCGCGTTCGCCGGCCGGGTGATCGCTCATCCCGCGACCAACTTCCGGCTGCCCGAAACCGGCATGGGCCTGATCCCCGGCGCCGGCGGCACGGTGAGTATCCCGCGCCGGATCGGGCGCTGGCGCACGCTGCTCCTCGCTCTGTCCGGCGCGCCACTCGACGCCGCTACCGCGCTGGACTGGGGTCTGGTGGACGAGCTGTCGGCGTCCAGCTGA
- the folP gene encoding dihydropteroate synthase, translating to MRQDRALIMAIVNRTPDSFYDRGSTFGRDQALAAVERAVADGADIVDIGGVKAGPGAEVGVPEEIRRVVPFVTEVRARFPDLAISVDTWRHEVGRLACEAGADLLNDTWAGADPKLADVAAEFGAGYVCTHTGGAAPRTRPHRAAFVDVVADVVDEVTSRADALVRAGVPAAGILIDPTHDFGKNTWHSLELTRRFAQLTGTGWPVLAALSNKDFIGEALDAAVPDRVAGSLAVTAVCAWEGAAVFRAHNIAETRDVLDMVAVVSGRKAPARAVRGLA from the coding sequence ATGCGGCAGGACCGGGCCCTGATCATGGCGATCGTGAACCGCACCCCGGACTCCTTCTACGACCGCGGTTCGACCTTCGGCCGGGACCAGGCCTTGGCGGCGGTCGAACGGGCCGTCGCGGACGGAGCGGACATCGTCGACATCGGCGGCGTCAAGGCCGGGCCGGGCGCCGAGGTCGGCGTGCCGGAGGAGATCCGCCGGGTCGTCCCGTTCGTCACCGAAGTCCGCGCCCGGTTCCCGGACCTGGCCATCAGCGTCGACACCTGGCGCCACGAGGTCGGCCGGCTCGCCTGCGAAGCCGGCGCGGATCTGCTCAACGACACCTGGGCGGGCGCGGATCCGAAGCTCGCCGATGTCGCCGCGGAATTCGGCGCCGGGTACGTGTGCACCCACACCGGCGGCGCCGCCCCGCGCACGCGCCCGCACCGGGCCGCGTTCGTCGACGTGGTCGCCGACGTCGTCGACGAGGTCACCAGCCGGGCCGACGCGCTCGTCCGGGCGGGCGTGCCCGCGGCGGGCATCCTGATCGACCCCACGCACGACTTCGGCAAGAACACCTGGCATTCGCTGGAGCTGACCCGCCGGTTCGCGCAGCTGACCGGCACCGGGTGGCCGGTACTCGCCGCGCTGTCGAACAAGGACTTCATCGGCGAAGCACTGGACGCGGCGGTACCGGATCGGGTCGCCGGCAGTCTCGCGGTGACGGCGGTCTGCGCCTGGGAAGGGGCCGCGGTGTTCCGGGCGCACAACATCGCCGAAACGCGCGACGTCCTGGACATGGTCGCGGTCGTGAGCGGCCGGAAGGCCCCGGCCAGAGCAGTCCGGGGGCTCGCATGA
- a CDS encoding amidohydrolase family protein encodes MSGDSHIIEPVDLFKTRLPRPLRDRALWEEEFTLDEPIVEGGHTEFKKLHTIGFDGWTISKYRQTGGETPDGEPDHIIRDMDFDGVDASVMFPNLSLFVLFTDDHELSMAHCRVWNDYLVERYLPYKERLRPTAAIPLTDVPAAVAEIERIARAGLGAILLPEIPPLPYWSREYDPVWAAAQSLGLPVFFHVATGGVFVKEQVSETATTVKGLMTAMNMGKGQLTDDMVSGRTMGGGNTASASPQGIIAALVGGGVCERFPDLHFNLTEFGAGWLVSYMGMMEKSWRMGIGQDPDWWLGFWDDSRPANDQPSMGRLFAINDKWPYPLKPTEYVQRQIHVQFADDPTAVKARHITGLSTITWGNDYPHAEGTFRSSADCVAFNFEGVGDDDRAAILGGTLADVAHFDKTKKLAKAPETV; translated from the coding sequence GTGTCAGGTGATTCGCACATCATCGAGCCGGTCGACCTGTTCAAGACCCGGCTGCCGCGGCCCCTGCGGGATCGCGCCCTCTGGGAAGAGGAGTTCACCCTCGACGAGCCGATCGTCGAGGGCGGGCACACGGAGTTCAAGAAGCTGCACACGATCGGCTTCGACGGCTGGACGATCTCCAAGTACCGGCAGACCGGCGGGGAGACCCCGGACGGCGAGCCTGACCACATCATCCGGGACATGGACTTCGACGGCGTCGACGCATCGGTGATGTTCCCGAACCTGTCACTGTTCGTCCTGTTCACCGACGACCACGAGCTGTCGATGGCGCACTGTCGCGTGTGGAACGACTACCTCGTCGAAAGGTACCTCCCGTACAAGGAGCGGCTGCGCCCGACGGCCGCGATCCCGCTCACCGACGTCCCGGCCGCGGTCGCCGAGATCGAGCGGATCGCCCGCGCCGGACTGGGTGCCATCCTGCTGCCGGAGATCCCGCCGCTGCCGTACTGGTCGCGCGAGTACGACCCGGTGTGGGCCGCCGCGCAGTCGCTCGGGTTGCCGGTCTTCTTCCACGTCGCCACCGGCGGGGTGTTCGTCAAGGAGCAGGTGTCCGAGACGGCGACCACGGTCAAGGGCCTGATGACGGCGATGAACATGGGCAAGGGTCAGCTGACCGACGACATGGTGTCGGGCCGGACCATGGGCGGCGGGAACACCGCGTCGGCCAGCCCGCAGGGCATCATCGCCGCCCTCGTCGGCGGCGGGGTCTGCGAGCGGTTCCCCGACCTACACTTCAACCTGACCGAGTTCGGCGCCGGCTGGCTGGTGTCGTACATGGGCATGATGGAGAAGTCCTGGCGCATGGGCATCGGCCAGGACCCGGACTGGTGGCTCGGCTTCTGGGACGACAGCCGCCCGGCGAACGACCAGCCCTCGATGGGACGGCTGTTCGCCATCAACGACAAGTGGCCCTACCCGCTCAAGCCGACCGAGTACGTCCAGCGGCAGATCCACGTGCAGTTCGCCGACGACCCGACCGCCGTCAAGGCCCGCCACATCACCGGGCTGTCGACGATCACTTGGGGCAACGACTACCCGCACGCCGAGGGCACCTTCCGCAGCAGCGCCGACTGCGTCGCCTTCAACTTCGAAGGGGTCGGCGACGACGACCGCGCGGCCATCCTCGGCGGCACCCTGGCCGACGTCGCGCACTTCGACAAGACCAAGAAGCTGGCCAAGGCACCCGAAACCGTCTGA
- a CDS encoding aldehyde dehydrogenase family protein, protein MTTAYSFSSRLYIGGSWTDGSSDTRVTVRNPATEETVAEVPQASLADVRQAITAARTAFDEGPWPRLKPAGRAAVLLRMAAEMERRLPDLVAVNTAEAGSVRWVAESIQTRVPVAHLRDMAERVIPAFAWDRPMDPTITPRAGISQGLLRREPFGVCALIPAYNFPFFLSMMKLVPALAAGCTVVLKPAPATPLESLLLGDFADAAGLPPGVLNVVTGDADAGRELTTNPMVDLVSFTGSDAVGRTVYAQAAGSLKKVVLELGGKSASIVRADADLDGAVRSALAGITVHAGQGCSLLTRTIVHESVHDELVERVRAGLARVTVGDPAHESTTMGPLISEAQRAKVEKLIRTGEEEGARLVSGGRRPAGLGKGYFVEPTLFTGVDNSMTIARTEFFGPVGVVIPFRTDEEAVRIANDSPYGLAGGVWSADTATAYEIATQIRAGSVSINGGGGGVNPRAAFGGYKQSGLGREWGEFGLDEYLQTKSISWNAR, encoded by the coding sequence ATGACGACGGCGTACTCGTTCTCTTCGCGGCTCTACATCGGCGGAAGCTGGACCGACGGCAGCTCGGACACGCGCGTCACCGTTCGCAACCCGGCGACGGAGGAGACGGTCGCGGAGGTCCCCCAAGCCTCGCTCGCCGATGTGCGCCAAGCGATCACGGCCGCCCGGACGGCCTTCGACGAAGGTCCGTGGCCGCGGCTGAAGCCCGCCGGACGCGCAGCGGTCCTGCTGCGCATGGCGGCGGAGATGGAACGCCGGCTCCCCGATCTCGTCGCCGTGAACACAGCCGAAGCGGGCTCCGTCCGCTGGGTGGCGGAGAGCATCCAGACGCGCGTCCCCGTGGCACACCTTCGGGACATGGCCGAGCGCGTGATCCCGGCCTTCGCATGGGACCGTCCGATGGACCCTACGATCACGCCGCGGGCCGGCATCTCGCAGGGACTGCTGCGCCGCGAGCCGTTCGGGGTGTGCGCGTTGATCCCGGCCTACAACTTCCCGTTCTTCCTCAGCATGATGAAGCTGGTCCCGGCGCTGGCGGCGGGCTGCACCGTGGTGCTCAAACCGGCGCCCGCCACTCCGCTGGAATCGCTGCTGCTCGGCGACTTCGCCGACGCCGCAGGCCTGCCGCCGGGGGTGCTGAACGTCGTGACCGGCGACGCAGATGCCGGGCGGGAGCTGACCACAAACCCTATGGTGGACCTCGTCAGCTTCACCGGATCCGACGCCGTCGGGCGCACGGTCTACGCGCAGGCCGCGGGGTCGCTGAAGAAGGTCGTCCTCGAGCTCGGCGGGAAGTCCGCGAGCATCGTCCGCGCCGACGCCGACCTCGACGGCGCCGTCCGGTCGGCGCTGGCGGGCATCACGGTGCACGCCGGGCAAGGCTGCTCGCTGCTCACGCGCACGATCGTCCACGAGTCCGTCCACGACGAACTGGTCGAGCGGGTGCGCGCGGGCCTGGCCAGGGTCACCGTCGGCGATCCCGCCCACGAGTCCACCACGATGGGCCCGCTGATCAGCGAAGCGCAACGGGCCAAGGTCGAGAAGCTGATCCGCACCGGCGAAGAGGAAGGGGCCCGGCTCGTCAGCGGCGGTCGCCGCCCGGCCGGCCTCGGCAAGGGCTACTTCGTGGAGCCGACGCTCTTCACCGGTGTCGACAACTCGATGACGATCGCACGGACGGAGTTCTTCGGCCCGGTCGGGGTCGTCATCCCGTTCCGCACCGACGAAGAAGCGGTCCGCATCGCCAACGACAGCCCCTACGGCCTCGCCGGGGGCGTGTGGAGCGCCGACACCGCGACGGCGTACGAGATCGCGACGCAGATCCGCGCCGGGAGCGTGTCGATCAACGGCGGTGGCGGCGGGGTGAACCCCCGGGCGGCGTTCGGCGGGTACAAGCAGAGCGGGCTCGGCCGGGAATGGGGCGAGTTCGGGCTCGACGAGTACCTGCAGACCAAGAGCATCAGCTGGAACGCTCGCTGA
- a CDS encoding CocE/NonD family hydrolase: MNLISHLLQRALRLDPPLTRDLLVQRDLRVPMPDGVVLLADRWAPRAGGDGLPVALLRSPYGRSGLRGAGMARPLAERGFQVLMQSVRGTFGADGVFEPFRRERDDGLATLDWVMEQPWFGDSIVLTGTSYLGYAQWAMADQLPPEVKAMVPVLTESALTLEFLRADGLSLETPFQWGVMTARQERRGALGDLLTQGRRRRRALLTLPLARSDVVAAGRRVDYVQDILTEDRESERWAGIDHRHRVAGTTVPVSTLAGWYDIFLPGQLEDFQILQDAGRPARLTVGPWTHLTADGTPIKEAVEFGLAHARGERPAERGAVRLYVMGEEAWRDFDRWPPRGYPARRFHLRPGGALSADVSADSPPDRYRYDPADPTPAVGGVRMVRGSGRADNTGLEARPDVLTYTTPVLEQDVEVIGEVTAEIWFRSSLPWADVFVRLCDVDPRGRSHNVCDGLVGLTGADELTCAEVRLWATAHRFGRGHRIRVQISSGAFPRYARNTGTGEPHGTASTLRAADQEVHHDATHPSAIVLPVRDTSLSERSS; this comes from the coding sequence GTGAACCTGATCAGCCACCTCCTCCAGCGCGCGCTGCGGCTGGATCCGCCGCTGACGCGGGATCTGCTCGTACAGCGCGATCTTCGCGTTCCCATGCCCGACGGCGTCGTTCTCCTGGCGGACCGGTGGGCACCCCGCGCCGGGGGTGACGGGCTGCCGGTCGCGCTGCTGCGCAGCCCGTACGGCCGGAGTGGCCTGCGAGGCGCGGGCATGGCGAGGCCGCTGGCCGAGCGCGGGTTCCAGGTACTGATGCAGAGCGTCCGGGGCACGTTCGGCGCGGATGGCGTCTTCGAGCCGTTCCGGCGCGAGCGGGACGACGGCCTGGCGACCCTCGACTGGGTGATGGAGCAACCGTGGTTCGGTGACTCCATCGTGCTGACCGGCACGAGCTATCTCGGGTACGCACAGTGGGCGATGGCCGATCAGCTGCCGCCCGAGGTCAAGGCGATGGTTCCGGTGCTGACCGAGTCGGCGCTCACGCTGGAGTTCCTGCGCGCGGACGGGCTGTCGCTGGAGACGCCGTTCCAGTGGGGCGTCATGACGGCGCGGCAGGAGCGACGTGGCGCGCTGGGGGACCTGCTGACCCAGGGGCGGCGGAGGCGCCGGGCGCTGCTGACGCTCCCGCTGGCGCGGTCCGACGTCGTCGCGGCGGGGCGCCGCGTCGACTACGTCCAGGACATCCTCACCGAGGACCGGGAATCGGAGCGCTGGGCCGGGATCGACCACCGGCACCGGGTCGCCGGCACGACCGTGCCGGTCAGCACGCTCGCGGGCTGGTACGACATCTTCCTGCCCGGTCAGCTCGAAGACTTCCAGATCCTTCAGGACGCGGGGCGGCCGGCCCGGCTGACGGTCGGTCCGTGGACGCACCTCACAGCCGACGGCACGCCGATCAAGGAGGCCGTCGAGTTCGGGCTCGCCCACGCGCGTGGCGAACGGCCCGCCGAGCGCGGGGCGGTGCGCTTGTACGTGATGGGGGAGGAGGCCTGGCGGGACTTCGACCGCTGGCCACCCCGCGGCTACCCGGCCCGGCGTTTCCACCTCCGGCCCGGCGGTGCGCTGTCCGCCGACGTCTCCGCGGACTCACCGCCCGATCGGTACCGCTACGACCCGGCCGACCCCACTCCCGCGGTCGGCGGCGTGCGCATGGTTCGCGGCAGCGGGCGCGCCGACAACACCGGACTGGAGGCACGGCCGGACGTGCTCACCTACACCACTCCGGTGCTCGAACAGGACGTCGAGGTGATCGGCGAAGTCACCGCGGAGATCTGGTTCCGCTCCAGCCTGCCCTGGGCGGACGTCTTCGTCCGGCTGTGCGACGTCGATCCCCGCGGGCGCTCGCACAACGTGTGCGACGGACTGGTCGGCTTGACCGGCGCTGACGAGCTCACCTGCGCGGAGGTCAGGTTGTGGGCCACCGCGCATCGCTTCGGGCGCGGGCACCGCATCAGGGTCCAGATTTCCAGCGGCGCGTTCCCGCGGTACGCCCGTAACACCGGCACCGGTGAGCCGCACGGCACCGCGAGCACGTTGCGTGCCGCCGATCAGGAGGTCCACCACGATGCGACTCACCCGTCGGCAATCGTCCTGCCCGTGCGCGACACGAGTCTCAGCGAGCGTTCCAGCTGA
- a CDS encoding cytochrome P450: MAETQTAETRVPEYPGVRDGRCPFAPPAELLQQGKPLFRARIWDGSTPWIVTGHAAQREILSDPRVSVNEKLPGFPYPTQAMAETVDHRPLTIFNADGADHVRIRRMMTAPFTRNRMEKLRPAIQQFTEELIDRMLAGPKPADLVTALSLPLPSLMICELLGVPYTDHDFFQEHATVAVKRDATAEESLAGMQALGGYLTQLLEKKLTEPENDVLSDFAARVKAGELELPDATLLAMVLLIAGHETSANMITLGTAALLENPDQLELLRTTEDPAVVANAVEELLRYLTIPHLGQRRIALEDIEIAGETIRAGDGIIVSLPAGNWDPEAFPEPDRLDLTRAARHHHAFAWGAHQCLGQQLARIELQVVYRTLYRRVPTLRLAVGRDELEFKGDSLAYGVYELPVTW, translated from the coding sequence ATGGCCGAGACACAAACCGCGGAAACGCGGGTGCCCGAGTACCCGGGTGTCAGGGACGGCCGGTGCCCGTTCGCGCCGCCGGCCGAGCTGCTCCAACAAGGGAAACCCCTGTTCCGGGCCCGCATCTGGGACGGCAGCACGCCGTGGATCGTCACCGGGCACGCCGCGCAGCGCGAAATCCTGTCGGACCCGCGGGTGAGCGTGAACGAGAAGCTGCCCGGGTTCCCGTACCCGACCCAGGCGATGGCCGAGACGGTCGACCACCGGCCGTTGACGATCTTCAACGCCGACGGCGCCGACCACGTGCGGATCCGGCGGATGATGACGGCCCCGTTCACCCGTAACCGGATGGAGAAGCTCCGGCCCGCGATCCAGCAGTTCACCGAAGAGCTCATCGACCGGATGCTGGCCGGGCCGAAGCCGGCGGACCTGGTGACCGCGCTGTCGTTGCCGTTGCCGTCGCTGATGATCTGCGAGCTGCTCGGCGTGCCGTACACCGACCACGACTTCTTCCAGGAACACGCCACGGTGGCCGTCAAACGGGACGCCACCGCCGAGGAGAGCCTCGCGGGCATGCAGGCGTTGGGCGGCTACTTGACGCAGCTGCTCGAGAAGAAGCTGACCGAGCCGGAAAACGACGTGCTGTCGGACTTCGCGGCGCGGGTGAAGGCGGGCGAGCTGGAACTGCCCGACGCCACGCTGCTGGCCATGGTGCTGCTGATCGCCGGGCACGAGACCAGCGCGAACATGATCACGCTGGGCACCGCCGCGCTGCTGGAGAATCCGGACCAGCTGGAGCTCCTGCGGACCACCGAGGACCCGGCGGTCGTCGCGAACGCGGTCGAAGAGCTGCTGCGCTACCTGACCATCCCGCACCTCGGGCAACGGCGGATCGCGCTGGAGGACATTGAGATCGCGGGAGAGACCATCCGGGCCGGCGACGGCATCATCGTCTCGCTGCCTGCGGGCAACTGGGACCCCGAGGCGTTCCCCGAGCCGGACCGCCTCGACCTCACCCGCGCGGCGCGGCACCACCACGCGTTCGCCTGGGGCGCCCACCAATGCCTCGGCCAGCAGCTGGCCCGCATCGAACTCCAGGTGGTCTACCGCACGCTCTACCGGCGGGTGCCGACCCTGCGGCTCGCCGTCGGCCGGGACGAGCTGGAGTTCAAGGGCGATTCGCTCGCCTACGGCGTGTACGAGCTACCGGTGACCTGGTAG
- a CDS encoding ferredoxin: protein MKIVVDEEKCVAAGQCVVAAPDVFDQRDEDGIVVLLDENPPPRLAGDVRQAAAVCPALAISIED from the coding sequence ATGAAGATCGTCGTCGACGAGGAGAAGTGCGTCGCGGCCGGGCAGTGCGTGGTCGCGGCGCCGGACGTGTTCGATCAGCGTGACGAGGACGGCATCGTCGTGCTGCTGGACGAGAACCCACCACCACGGCTGGCCGGCGACGTTCGCCAGGCGGCGGCGGTGTGCCCGGCCCTGGCGATCAGCATCGAGGACTGA
- a CDS encoding NAD(P)/FAD-dependent oxidoreductase, which yields MTGPARVLVVGASASGMSTVESLRRRGYAGEVVVLGDEPHAPYDRPPLSKQVLLGAWEPARAALRPPEAVSALAAGFVLGDPAVALDPVTQTVWTASGRELQADAIVIATGLRPRTLPDQEGLTGVHVLRTLDDALALRRDLSDGARVVVVGEGVLGAEITATARTLGLDVTMTGPQRAPMALQVGTRVSAALADLHQERGVRLRLGDGVVGLTAEGTRVTGVRLSTGEVLPADAVVVAIGASPATEWLAGSGLRLDNGVVCDSRCRAAEGIYAVGDVARWHHERLGRLVRLENRTNATMQAAAVAGVILGEDEPYVPVPYFWTDQFDAKLHVHGFLSADADAEVVEGDVADRRFVARYRSGGAVTGVLGWNMPKQARLRRAEIDDVPALL from the coding sequence ATGACGGGCCCGGCGAGGGTGCTGGTGGTGGGCGCGTCCGCGTCCGGTATGTCCACAGTGGAGTCACTGCGGCGCAGGGGGTACGCGGGCGAGGTCGTGGTGCTCGGCGACGAGCCGCACGCGCCGTACGACCGGCCGCCGCTGTCCAAGCAGGTGCTCTTGGGCGCGTGGGAGCCGGCGCGGGCCGCGCTGCGGCCACCGGAGGCGGTGTCCGCACTGGCCGCTGGCTTCGTCCTGGGTGACCCGGCGGTCGCCTTGGACCCGGTGACGCAGACCGTGTGGACGGCGTCGGGCCGTGAGCTGCAGGCCGACGCGATCGTCATCGCGACAGGACTGCGGCCGCGAACTCTACCGGACCAGGAGGGCCTCACCGGCGTGCATGTGCTGCGCACGCTCGACGACGCGCTGGCGCTGCGGCGGGATCTCTCGGACGGCGCACGGGTGGTGGTCGTCGGCGAAGGCGTGCTCGGCGCCGAGATCACGGCGACCGCGCGGACCCTCGGTCTGGATGTGACCATGACTGGCCCGCAGCGGGCGCCGATGGCGCTGCAGGTGGGGACGCGGGTGTCGGCGGCCTTGGCGGACCTGCACCAAGAACGCGGGGTGCGGCTCCGGCTGGGCGACGGCGTCGTGGGGCTGACGGCAGAGGGAACGCGCGTCACCGGCGTGCGGCTGAGTACCGGCGAGGTGCTGCCCGCCGACGCCGTAGTGGTCGCGATCGGCGCCTCTCCGGCGACGGAGTGGCTGGCGGGCAGCGGCCTGCGCCTCGACAACGGTGTGGTCTGCGACTCCCGTTGCCGGGCGGCGGAGGGAATCTACGCGGTCGGGGACGTGGCCCGGTGGCACCACGAGCGGCTCGGCCGGCTGGTCCGCCTGGAGAACCGGACGAACGCCACGATGCAGGCCGCGGCGGTCGCCGGGGTGATCCTCGGGGAAGACGAGCCATACGTGCCGGTGCCGTACTTCTGGACCGACCAGTTCGACGCGAAGCTCCATGTGCACGGCTTCCTGTCCGCCGACGCCGATGCCGAGGTCGTCGAGGGCGACGTTGCGGACCGCCGGTTCGTCGCGCGGTACCGCAGCGGCGGTGCGGTCACCGGTGTCCTCGGCTGGAACATGCCGAAGCAGGCCCGCCTGCGTCGCGCGGAGATCGACGACGTACCCGCCCTTCTTTGA